Genomic segment of Pseudomonadota bacterium:
TCGTCGTGCCGCCTGGCGATGTCGGTGGCGCCACCTTTATCGCGTCCACTTCCGCCGACTTTCAGAAAAGCTTCCCAGCGGGCCTCGTCGTCTTCTGGGTTGTCGTTCAGCCCGCGCAGAATGAGCATTCGCACAGCCGCCGACATGGATAGCCGATGGTGCCTGGCAAACGTCTTGATTCGCTCGTGATCTCGGGGGTCAAGCTGGATCTGTGTTCTGACCTTCATGATGCCTTCATTGTGCCAGAATGCCATCATGATGTCAAAATTGCGAAATTTACCGCTTGCCCTCGGTCCCCATCCCCTCCAACGCCTCGATGAGCGCTGACCACGTGAGGCATACGGGCGCGCCTCTGGGGGCGCCCCGCTGTTCGCGACAGCCGTCGAGCTTCGTGAACGTGAGGCGAGGTTCGAGATCGCACGGTGTACGTTCCACGGGGATGCAATGATAGAGCGGGCCGCCCGGTGCGGGGTAGCCCGCGGCAGCCAGGTCAGCGCGCGACCACGTCTCCACGTCGCCCTTCACGCGGTAGAGCC
This window contains:
- a CDS encoding CopG family transcriptional regulator — protein: MMAFWHNEGIMKVRTQIQLDPRDHERIKTFARHHRLSMSAAVRMLILRGLNDNPEDDEARWEAFLKVGGSGRDKGGATDIARRHDDYLYGEA